One Candidatus Aegiribacteria sp. genomic window carries:
- the lspA gene encoding signal peptidase II — protein MTDARKRTYGYLTTLAVIGIDQLTKRLALGSLDLHQPVSVIGNFFRFTLAWNQGAAFSMSWGGPMVLTVFTAIAVILIAVFIWRLRNHTTLFFIALGAILGGATGNLLDRFFYGKVIDFIDIGSNGWRWPTFNAADIAITIGGILLVILFRGSAKILPQKDDEFGGS, from the coding sequence ATGACTGATGCAAGAAAAAGAACTTACGGATATCTAACCACCCTGGCAGTGATTGGTATTGATCAGCTGACCAAACGGCTTGCGCTTGGTTCTCTTGATCTTCATCAACCCGTTTCTGTAATCGGGAATTTTTTCAGGTTCACTCTTGCCTGGAATCAGGGAGCAGCATTCAGCATGTCATGGGGAGGGCCAATGGTCCTGACCGTTTTTACAGCAATCGCGGTTATTCTGATTGCTGTTTTCATCTGGCGGCTCAGGAATCATACTACTCTGTTTTTCATTGCGCTTGGAGCTATACTAGGAGGAGCGACGGGAAACCTTCTTGACAGATTTTTCTACGGCAAGGTCATTGATTTTATCGATATCGGATCGAACGGCTGGCGCTGGCCTACATTTAATGCTGCGGATATCGCCATAACAATTGGCGGAATACTTCTTGTCATCCTTTTCAGAGGCAGTGCGAAGATATTACCGCAGAAGGATGATGAATTTGGAGGCTCATAG
- a CDS encoding carbamate kinase, producing MISRTVVAVGGNSLVSPGGKNGNLDTHTLAREVCEEIATIAQLRGGLVITHGNGPQVGFELLRNTLASKTVPPDGMDVNVAATQGYIGYFLQQVLGDVLEERNIDIPVTALITQVLVAPDDPAFGNPTKPVGSFYNESEAAEVSEKYGWIMKEDSGRGWRRVVSSPKPRRILELEAIRTLVNAGQIVICAGGGGIPVVREGYKVRGVPAVIDKDHVSALLATRLEADLYVISTSVPEVYVNFGKPDQAGIRIATLQEMERHVHENQFAQGSMLPKIRASIGFLKHGGQRVVITSPGNILKAIEGEAGTTIVHGGSTLSNSVMFSGTG from the coding sequence ATGATTTCAAGAACTGTTGTGGCTGTCGGAGGGAACTCACTGGTTTCTCCGGGGGGCAAGAATGGCAACCTTGATACGCATACGCTTGCTCGTGAAGTCTGCGAGGAAATAGCCACCATAGCCCAGCTTAGGGGAGGGCTGGTCATAACCCATGGCAATGGGCCACAGGTGGGCTTTGAACTTCTCAGGAACACCCTTGCTTCAAAAACCGTTCCACCTGACGGCATGGATGTCAATGTTGCTGCCACACAGGGTTATATTGGTTATTTTCTGCAGCAGGTTCTAGGCGATGTCCTGGAGGAACGGAACATAGATATTCCGGTTACAGCACTCATAACTCAGGTTCTTGTCGCGCCCGATGATCCGGCTTTCGGAAACCCAACAAAGCCTGTTGGATCTTTCTATAATGAAAGCGAAGCTGCAGAGGTCAGCGAAAAGTATGGCTGGATCATGAAGGAGGATTCCGGAAGGGGGTGGCGGAGGGTTGTATCCTCACCAAAACCGAGGCGAATTCTTGAGCTTGAGGCCATAAGGACTCTCGTAAATGCCGGACAGATAGTCATCTGCGCGGGAGGCGGAGGAATACCGGTCGTACGTGAGGGTTACAAAGTCAGAGGTGTTCCTGCGGTTATCGATAAGGATCATGTCAGTGCATTGCTCGCGACACGGCTTGAGGCTGATCTCTACGTTATTTCCACTTCAGTACCGGAGGTATATGTCAACTTCGGAAAACCTGATCAGGCTGGTATCCGGATCGCGACACTTCAGGAGATGGAGCGTCATGTACATGAAAACCAGTTTGCCCAGGGTTCGATGCTGCCAAAAATCCGGGCTTCCATCGGTTTCCTGAAACACGGTGGACAAAGGGTTGTGATTACATCGCCGGGAAACATTCTTAAAGCTATTGAAGGTGAAGCTGGAACAACCATCGTGCATGGCGGCAGTACTCTATCTAACTCAGTTATGTTCTCCGGTACAGGATAA
- a CDS encoding PAS domain S-box protein, which translates to MRKRKSERKGTSHKSSPLVENTSHSETLSSEIINLMEEAIHVVDSDLNLVMFNNTVRRWGDDFDIPEPRQGMNLHELCPFLSETVFDEYRNVFRTGEVHVTPESCILIDGLEYFRETRKIPLKENGRTVYVITVIRNIADSVRSRNIETSLYRIARVAFVSPDSKELYRELHEIINVIFPAAIFSIALHDEYTGAAVDPMTGELHGERTSADPVAEELERHVIKTGKTVLIYSNSALERLRRSGEVTPAGSLISGWIGVPLRISAKTVGVLSLKPNKLGMQFTEKHREILEFVSDQVAMFIERKKMLISLQESEEKYRNLVESASDGIVIFQDSRIVFANKQLIRVLGFEKDEITGSELGEFFYSNEDAVKFKVYKNLTDVEKAAFCKIRLRKKDGSVLYVELNRNATIYRGDQAELMFIRDITERQKTEEEKNKLQARIQHAQKLESLGVLAGGIAHDFNNLLMGILGNASLSLDQLPPESVIRKNIGRIETSALRAADLTNQLLAYSGKGIFVIEPVQLSEMIEEMLNLLETSISKNAVLDFSPCENLPPVEGDATQIRQIVMNIILNASEALGDTGGVINISTSMVVVDSKYLEENRFNENIAEGRYVCLTISDTGCGIPEDNFTLIFDPFFTTKSYGRGLGLAAVLGIIRAHKGAINVHSKHGEGTRFEVFLPCTEVQTEDSGLRIETCDEQSGKGLILFVDDDDEVRNVCIQILESSGYDVIAASDGLEAVTIFRENSQEILAVFMDMLMPNMDGIEAFRKIREIRPNIRVIMCSGYTEHVVMNSFKDNCPSGFLHKPYRTKDMLRKLAEIISDDI; encoded by the coding sequence ATGCGGAAAAGAAAATCAGAGAGAAAAGGCACTTCTCATAAATCATCACCGCTGGTGGAAAACACATCACACTCAGAGACTTTAAGCAGTGAAATAATCAACCTGATGGAAGAAGCTATTCATGTTGTGGATAGCGATCTGAACCTGGTTATGTTCAATAATACTGTTCGTAGATGGGGAGATGATTTCGATATTCCCGAACCTCGACAGGGAATGAATCTTCACGAATTATGTCCGTTTCTGTCTGAAACTGTATTTGATGAGTACAGAAACGTATTCAGAACCGGTGAGGTTCATGTTACACCTGAATCCTGCATTCTCATTGACGGTTTGGAATACTTCAGAGAAACCCGAAAAATTCCCTTAAAGGAAAACGGCAGGACAGTATACGTCATTACGGTCATCCGGAACATTGCAGACAGCGTAAGATCCAGAAATATTGAAACATCACTCTATAGAATTGCTAGAGTTGCATTTGTTTCACCTGACAGCAAGGAGTTATATCGTGAACTCCATGAAATCATAAATGTTATTTTCCCTGCGGCGATATTCTCCATAGCTCTGCACGACGAATACACCGGAGCTGCCGTAGATCCCATGACAGGCGAACTGCATGGGGAAAGAACCTCTGCAGATCCTGTGGCGGAAGAACTCGAGCGGCATGTGATCAAAACCGGTAAGACTGTCCTGATATACAGCAACAGCGCATTGGAAAGACTGAGGAGAAGTGGAGAAGTTACACCCGCAGGATCATTGATTTCAGGATGGATAGGCGTTCCACTGCGAATAAGTGCAAAAACAGTTGGAGTTCTTTCACTTAAACCCAATAAGCTTGGTATGCAGTTCACCGAGAAACACAGGGAAATTCTCGAATTCGTATCCGACCAGGTCGCAATGTTCATTGAAAGAAAGAAGATGCTTATCTCCCTGCAGGAAAGCGAGGAGAAATACAGAAATCTGGTGGAGAGCGCGAGTGATGGTATTGTTATCTTTCAGGACTCAAGGATAGTATTCGCGAATAAGCAGCTCATCAGAGTCCTCGGTTTTGAAAAAGACGAAATAACAGGTTCGGAACTCGGAGAATTCTTTTATTCAAACGAAGATGCAGTGAAATTTAAGGTTTATAAGAACTTAACCGACGTTGAAAAGGCTGCCTTCTGTAAGATCAGACTGAGGAAAAAGGATGGATCAGTTCTATATGTGGAATTGAACAGAAATGCTACTATTTACAGGGGAGATCAAGCGGAACTCATGTTCATAAGGGATATAACAGAACGGCAGAAAACCGAGGAGGAAAAAAACAAGCTTCAGGCCAGGATACAGCATGCGCAGAAGCTGGAAAGCCTTGGTGTGCTTGCCGGAGGAATAGCTCATGATTTTAATAATCTTTTGATGGGTATACTCGGCAACGCGAGTCTTTCACTCGATCAGCTTCCACCGGAATCCGTGATCCGGAAGAATATAGGACGTATAGAAACATCCGCTCTCAGAGCAGCGGATCTCACGAATCAGCTTCTCGCGTATTCCGGAAAAGGAATTTTCGTTATTGAACCTGTTCAGCTGTCTGAGATGATCGAGGAAATGCTGAACCTGCTGGAGACTTCCATATCGAAGAATGCTGTTCTTGATTTCAGTCCGTGTGAGAATCTTCCTCCTGTGGAGGGTGATGCCACACAGATCAGACAGATTGTAATGAATATCATATTGAACGCGTCAGAAGCACTTGGAGACACCGGAGGTGTCATCAATATCTCAACAAGCATGGTCGTGGTTGACAGCAAGTATCTGGAAGAGAACAGGTTCAACGAAAATATCGCTGAAGGCAGGTATGTATGCCTGACCATTTCCGATACAGGATGCGGCATACCGGAAGATAACTTCACATTGATATTCGATCCTTTCTTCACAACAAAATCCTATGGAAGAGGACTGGGACTGGCAGCTGTACTCGGAATCATCAGAGCACATAAAGGAGCAATCAATGTTCATTCAAAACATGGTGAGGGAACCAGATTTGAAGTGTTTCTTCCCTGCACCGAGGTACAAACCGAAGATTCCGGACTCAGAATAGAAACATGCGATGAGCAGTCGGGGAAAGGACTGATCCTTTTTGTTGACGATGACGATGAAGTACGAAACGTGTGTATTCAGATTCTGGAGAGTAGTGGATATGATGTCATCGCAGCTTCTGACGGGCTTGAAGCGGTTACGATATTCAGGGAGAATTCACAAGAGATTCTTGCCGTCTTTATGGACATGCTGATGCCGAACATGGATGGCATAGAAGCATTCAGGAAGATAAGAGAGATCAGACCGAATATCAGGGTTATCATGTGCAGCGGATATACTGAACATGTTGTAATGAATTCTTTCAAGGATAACTGTCCTTCAGGATTTCTGCATAAACCTTACAGAACGAAGGATATGCTCCGCAAGCTCGCTGAAATTATCAGTGATGATATATAA
- a CDS encoding methyltransferase domain-containing protein, giving the protein MNEPLEYWDNLFRDLDPETMDLPRSLPASALPDFCDRYLKKGDRVLDLGCGSGRNAAYLAGRGFLVCGVDIAQGAVEFCVKRLAQLQLSGVFKQGTLENIPFPDNEFTAVVCIASLDHVTLDCASKSIDEIRRVLSESGVMLLTFDPPDTDEDIVDEAEILPDGTLKFVSGDQKGMLFRRYSDREITDLVGEENIISFNNTRSGGRTVVCR; this is encoded by the coding sequence ATGAACGAACCACTGGAATACTGGGACAACCTGTTTCGAGATCTTGATCCGGAAACGATGGATTTACCCAGAAGCCTTCCGGCATCCGCTCTTCCGGATTTCTGCGACAGATATCTGAAGAAGGGTGATCGGGTTCTCGATCTGGGATGCGGCTCCGGAAGAAATGCAGCTTACCTTGCCGGTCGAGGATTTCTGGTCTGCGGAGTAGACATCGCTCAGGGAGCGGTTGAATTCTGTGTTAAGCGCCTGGCTCAGCTACAACTTTCAGGCGTATTCAAACAGGGAACTCTGGAAAATATTCCATTTCCGGATAACGAATTCACTGCCGTGGTTTGCATTGCATCGCTTGATCACGTAACACTGGACTGTGCCAGCAAATCCATCGATGAGATCAGGCGTGTACTCTCCGAAAGCGGAGTCATGCTGCTTACATTCGATCCACCCGATACCGATGAGGATATAGTTGATGAGGCTGAGATTCTTCCTGATGGAACCCTGAAATTCGTCAGCGGAGACCAGAAAGGTATGCTTTTCCGAAGGTACAGTGATCGGGAAATCACGGATCTTGTAGGAGAGGAAAACATCATCTCATTCAATAATACCAGGAGTGGCGGCAGAACAGTGGTGTGCCGTTGA
- the thrS gene encoding threonine--tRNA ligase, giving the protein MRIIFPDSSVKEFEAGTTGLDVAESVSHGLARNALLVRFEGELLDLNTPLPSGGRIEILTFQDEEGKKVLRHSCAHLLAGAVQKLFPGTKLGIGPSIEDGFYYDMNIPEFSGISAFEAISDEMKKQIKEDIPFIRRDMSFEDAFKLFSERGEEYKLELLEELRDIGEEISVYSHGDFIDLCRGPHVPSTKALKHFELLSVAGAYWRGDEKNEMLTRIYGSVFDSSKNLKAYLEMLEEAKKRDHRKLGPELGLFVIGGDGGPGLTYWLPAGTIVREELENHWKKAHAKAGYQLVNTPHIAPVELWKTSGHYDYYRENMYFLDIDSGEYALKPMNCPGHIIIYKHRKRSYRELPIRFAELGMVYRYEKSGVLHGLMRVRGFTVDDGHIFCTEEQIVEEIQKVVRFALYLLKIFDFGYRIELSLMDPEDPDHYAGDPEEWNKVESALARALDDMGEDYRPVAGEAVFYGPKIDIKMKDALGRYWQGPTVQFDFNIPDRFNLTYVGDDGQEHKVYMVHRALFGSVERFIGNLIEHYAGNLPGWLAPVQIVILPITSEQHEKASEIADVLERAGLRCRNDNRSETIGYRIRDAETSKVPFMFIIGEREMESDRVALRIHGEGDRGTMELGEALDIALAGCKRPELP; this is encoded by the coding sequence ATGCGTATTATTTTCCCAGACAGCAGTGTAAAAGAATTTGAGGCCGGTACAACCGGTCTTGATGTTGCGGAATCAGTTTCTCACGGTCTTGCGAGGAATGCTTTGCTTGTTCGATTTGAAGGGGAACTTCTTGACCTGAATACTCCATTGCCGTCAGGCGGCAGGATTGAGATTCTCACATTTCAGGATGAAGAAGGGAAGAAAGTTCTAAGGCACAGTTGTGCTCATCTTCTTGCCGGAGCGGTTCAGAAGCTGTTTCCGGGTACGAAACTCGGCATAGGTCCATCCATTGAGGACGGATTCTATTACGATATGAACATACCCGAGTTCTCCGGTATTTCAGCATTTGAAGCTATCTCTGATGAGATGAAAAAGCAGATTAAGGAAGATATTCCATTCATAAGAAGAGATATGAGCTTCGAGGACGCTTTCAAACTCTTCAGTGAAAGAGGAGAAGAGTACAAGCTGGAACTGCTTGAAGAACTTCGAGATATCGGTGAAGAGATATCAGTTTATTCACACGGAGATTTCATCGATCTTTGCCGCGGACCTCATGTTCCATCCACAAAGGCGTTGAAGCATTTTGAGCTTCTCAGTGTTGCCGGAGCCTACTGGCGCGGTGATGAGAAGAATGAAATGCTGACCCGTATCTATGGATCTGTTTTTGACTCTTCAAAGAATCTCAAGGCATATCTTGAAATGCTTGAGGAAGCGAAGAAGAGGGATCATAGGAAGCTTGGTCCGGAGCTTGGTCTTTTTGTTATTGGTGGTGATGGCGGTCCGGGGCTGACCTACTGGCTGCCTGCCGGTACGATTGTTCGGGAAGAGCTTGAGAATCACTGGAAGAAAGCACATGCAAAAGCCGGATACCAGCTTGTCAATACTCCTCATATCGCTCCTGTTGAGCTCTGGAAGACCTCCGGGCATTACGATTACTACCGGGAGAACATGTACTTCCTTGATATTGACAGCGGTGAGTATGCTCTGAAGCCGATGAATTGTCCCGGACATATCATCATCTATAAACACAGGAAAAGATCATACCGCGAACTTCCAATACGCTTTGCTGAACTTGGTATGGTATACAGGTACGAAAAGAGCGGTGTGCTTCATGGTCTCATGCGGGTTCGGGGATTCACTGTTGATGACGGTCATATTTTCTGCACAGAGGAGCAGATAGTCGAAGAGATTCAGAAGGTTGTAAGATTTGCTCTTTATCTCCTGAAGATCTTCGATTTCGGGTACAGGATAGAGCTGTCACTTATGGATCCTGAAGACCCAGATCATTACGCCGGTGATCCGGAGGAGTGGAACAAAGTCGAATCCGCTCTGGCCAGGGCACTTGATGATATGGGCGAGGATTACAGGCCGGTTGCGGGGGAAGCGGTTTTCTACGGACCAAAGATAGATATCAAGATGAAAGATGCGCTTGGAAGATACTGGCAGGGTCCTACAGTTCAGTTTGACTTCAATATTCCTGATCGCTTCAATCTCACTTACGTTGGAGATGATGGACAGGAACACAAGGTATATATGGTTCACAGGGCTTTATTCGGCTCCGTCGAAAGATTTATTGGTAATTTGATTGAACATTACGCAGGCAACCTTCCGGGCTGGCTTGCGCCCGTTCAGATTGTTATCTTACCTATTACGTCAGAACAGCATGAGAAGGCCTCAGAAATCGCGGATGTACTTGAGCGAGCAGGTCTTCGCTGCAGAAATGACAATAGGAGCGAAACGATAGGTTATCGCATCAGAGATGCTGAAACCAGTAAGGTTCCATTCATGTTCATTATCGGTGAACGTGAAATGGAGTCAGACAGGGTTGCTTTGCGCATTCACGGTGAAGGTGACAGGGGAACCATGGAACTGGGTGAAGCGCTTGATATAGCGTTGGCTGGATGCAAACGACCGGAACTGCCCTGA
- the infC gene encoding translation initiation factor IF-3 has protein sequence MRVNGEIRSPRVRVLDENGDHVGTLSIQEALDMAAEAGLDLVEISPGADPPVVSIVDYGKFRYRMNRKEREARKKQNTGGLKEVKFRPNTEEHDYNFKMKHAREFLESRHKVKATVVFRGRQLSYKEQGYELLDRLAEDLNDLGRIERKPAMEGRQMTMIISPLKERN, from the coding sequence ATTAGGGTGAATGGAGAGATTCGAAGCCCTCGAGTAAGAGTACTCGATGAAAATGGAGACCATGTCGGTACTCTGAGCATTCAGGAAGCACTTGACATGGCCGCGGAAGCCGGCCTGGATCTTGTTGAGATTTCACCTGGGGCAGACCCGCCTGTAGTCAGCATAGTTGATTACGGGAAGTTCCGGTATCGCATGAATAGAAAAGAAAGAGAAGCAAGGAAAAAACAGAATACTGGAGGTCTGAAGGAAGTCAAATTCAGACCAAACACTGAAGAGCACGATTATAATTTCAAGATGAAACACGCACGTGAGTTTCTGGAATCCAGACATAAGGTAAAGGCCACAGTAGTGTTTCGAGGACGTCAGCTCTCCTATAAGGAGCAGGGTTACGAACTTCTGGATCGACTGGCTGAAGATTTGAATGATCTGGGCCGTATAGAGAGGAAACCCGCCATGGAAGGGCGACAGATGACAATGATTATTTCTCCTCTGAAGGAGAGGAACTAG
- the rpmI gene encoding 50S ribosomal protein L35 → MPKMKTHKGAARRFRKTAKGKFKTTSPYADHIKTKKSAKRKRNLRKDGIASKPDTKRLRKLLP, encoded by the coding sequence ATGCCAAAGATGAAAACCCATAAAGGAGCCGCAAGAAGGTTCCGAAAAACGGCGAAAGGCAAGTTCAAAACAACAAGCCCGTATGCCGATCATATTAAAACCAAGAAGAGCGCAAAGCGGAAGAGGAACTTGCGTAAAGACGGTATTGCATCCAAACCTGATACCAAGCGTCTTAGAAAACTTCTCCCTTAG
- the rplT gene encoding 50S ribosomal protein L20 has protein sequence MSRVKSAVVRKKRHKKRLQAAKGYFGGRRKLYTVANEARKKALEYQYRDRRNKKRDFRALWITRINAASREHGLTYSKLIAGINGAGIKLDRKILADLAVRNPEAFAKVVEIAKAAL, from the coding sequence ATGAGCAGAGTAAAAAGTGCTGTTGTACGAAAGAAACGTCACAAGAAAAGACTTCAGGCAGCTAAAGGGTATTTTGGCGGAAGAAGAAAGCTTTACACTGTTGCCAATGAAGCCAGGAAGAAGGCTCTGGAGTATCAGTACCGTGACCGAAGAAACAAAAAACGTGATTTCCGGGCACTCTGGATAACCCGCATAAATGCTGCTTCGCGTGAGCACGGTCTCACCTACAGCAAGTTAATTGCTGGTATCAACGGAGCTGGAATTAAGCTGGATAGAAAAATACTGGCGGATCTTGCCGTTCGAAACCCGGAAGCATTTGCGAAGGTTGTGGAAATAGCCAAAGCCGCTCTTTAA
- a CDS encoding cell division protein ZapA, whose amino-acid sequence MSNRTEVTRVNIFGREYTIRGAGSPSYIAEIAHYVDMKMRQMTDNATLASTAKVAIFAALNIADELFQKRDQYGEMEESNSNELTRLADRIEQVLAESSHPSVSSSSAASGSLSSVETPVLQQNSTSGLSQ is encoded by the coding sequence ATGAGCAACCGGACAGAGGTTACCCGCGTTAATATTTTCGGGCGGGAATACACAATCCGAGGAGCCGGTTCACCTTCCTATATTGCAGAAATCGCTCATTACGTTGATATGAAAATGCGGCAGATGACTGATAACGCCACTCTGGCTTCCACAGCCAAGGTGGCGATTTTTGCTGCACTCAATATAGCCGATGAACTTTTTCAGAAGAGAGATCAATACGGAGAAATGGAAGAGAGCAACAGTAACGAACTGACCAGGCTTGCCGATCGCATTGAACAGGTACTTGCCGAGTCATCTCATCCTTCCGTATCCTCCTCCTCTGCTGCTTCAGGTTCTTTGTCATCAGTTGAAACTCCCGTTCTCCAGCAGAACAGCACATCCGGTCTATCGCAGTAA
- the rny gene encoding ribonuclease Y, with the protein MDIVIPALIAIITFSLGFILHKLLISREIKGSEAEADRIVIDAKREGETLKREALLEGRDTISRERVNALEEYQEKRINLDRKESQLSGETERLGILREKLEDSQKALKKRETGLSETEQSLNAKHQRVTKLMDEQNKLLEKIANLSREEARKLMLSNLEEELHHEAGRLTRKILEAAENKAEEEALKILSTSIQRCSADFVVENCVSIVNLPSDDMKGRIIGREGRNIRAFEAVTNVDVIIDDTPEAVVISCFDPVRREVARIALEKLLEDGRIHPGRIESVVAKVSSEMEKKIRKLGNQLALDANVSGLHQQLIRHLGRLRYRTSYGQNMYQHSLETANICGLLASELKLDPVIARRIGLLHDIGKATDQDIEGSHAAVGMELAQRYEESPVVCNAIGAHHEEIECNSLYAILIQAADAVSSARPGARRETLELYVRRLHKLESIADSFDGVRKSYAIQAGRELRIAVKPEQIDDDSAAELARIVARKIESDMEYPGQIKVTVIRETRASETAR; encoded by the coding sequence ATGGACATAGTAATACCCGCGTTAATTGCTATCATTACATTTTCACTTGGCTTCATTCTCCATAAGTTGCTTATATCCAGAGAGATAAAAGGATCAGAAGCAGAAGCTGACAGGATAGTAATCGATGCGAAGCGTGAAGGTGAAACACTGAAGCGTGAAGCTCTTCTGGAAGGTCGCGACACAATTTCCAGAGAGAGAGTCAATGCCCTGGAAGAATACCAGGAAAAACGGATAAATCTTGATCGAAAAGAAAGCCAGTTATCAGGTGAAACAGAACGACTTGGAATCCTCAGGGAAAAACTTGAGGACTCGCAGAAAGCTCTGAAGAAGCGTGAAACAGGTCTGTCAGAAACAGAGCAATCTCTCAACGCAAAGCATCAAAGGGTAACCAAGCTTATGGATGAGCAGAACAAACTGCTTGAGAAGATCGCTAATCTTTCCAGGGAAGAAGCCCGAAAGCTCATGCTTTCCAATCTGGAGGAGGAGCTTCATCATGAAGCCGGAAGACTGACGCGCAAGATACTGGAAGCCGCTGAGAATAAGGCGGAAGAAGAGGCGCTTAAAATACTGTCCACTTCAATTCAAAGATGTTCAGCGGATTTTGTTGTTGAAAACTGCGTTTCAATCGTGAACCTGCCCAGTGATGACATGAAAGGGAGGATTATCGGTAGGGAAGGGAGGAATATCAGAGCTTTTGAGGCTGTTACGAACGTTGATGTTATCATTGATGATACTCCTGAAGCAGTAGTTATTTCCTGCTTTGATCCAGTAAGAAGAGAAGTGGCGAGAATTGCTCTTGAAAAACTTCTGGAAGATGGAAGAATACATCCGGGAAGAATTGAATCAGTCGTAGCCAAAGTATCTTCAGAAATGGAGAAAAAGATCAGGAAACTGGGAAATCAGCTTGCTCTTGACGCGAATGTTTCAGGCCTTCATCAACAGCTGATCAGGCATCTTGGCAGATTACGGTATAGAACCAGTTACGGTCAGAATATGTATCAGCATTCACTTGAAACAGCAAATATCTGTGGGCTTCTTGCTTCAGAACTCAAGCTGGACCCGGTCATAGCAAGGCGTATCGGTCTTCTTCATGACATTGGAAAAGCGACTGATCAGGACATAGAAGGGTCACATGCCGCTGTAGGAATGGAACTGGCTCAGCGTTATGAAGAATCCCCTGTTGTGTGTAATGCTATTGGTGCTCATCATGAGGAGATCGAGTGTAATTCGCTGTACGCGATTCTGATTCAGGCTGCCGATGCGGTTAGTTCTGCACGTCCCGGAGCCAGGAGGGAAACACTTGAGCTGTACGTTAGAAGACTTCATAAGCTTGAATCAATAGCCGATTCATTCGACGGAGTCAGGAAATCGTACGCAATTCAGGCGGGAAGAGAATTGAGAATTGCAGTAAAACCTGAACAGATCGATGATGATTCAGCCGCTGAGCTTGCGAGGATAGTAGCAAGAAAAATCGAAAGTGACATGGAATATCCGGGCCAGATAAAGGTTACTGTGATCCGGGAAACCAGGGCTTCTGAGACGGCTCGATAA
- a CDS encoding YmdB family metallophosphoesterase, with translation MKILLFGDVIGRPGREALISYLKDGEYDFIVANGENAAGGFGLTKGTAIQLLEAGVDVITSGNHIWQHKDVLEYIDEVNCPVLRPANYPPGNPGEGYITIRKEDVRILVINLQGRLFMPMALDCPFRTVDTIIRNNPGDVIIVDMHAEATSEKQALAKHLDGRVTIVAGTHTHVLTADARILPGGTACITDLGMCGSMDGVIGMGTEEARLRFITGRHIRLKVAEGNTYVNGLEVVLDDKLNVDGLRTINERI, from the coding sequence GTGAAAATATTACTATTTGGAGATGTGATCGGGAGACCTGGACGAGAAGCGCTTATATCGTATCTGAAAGATGGAGAATATGATTTCATCGTTGCTAACGGTGAGAATGCGGCTGGAGGTTTTGGTCTAACCAAAGGTACCGCTATTCAGCTTCTAGAAGCAGGAGTTGATGTTATTACATCAGGGAATCACATCTGGCAGCACAAGGATGTGCTTGAATATATAGATGAAGTGAACTGTCCTGTATTGCGACCCGCAAATTACCCTCCGGGGAATCCCGGCGAGGGTTATATTACTATCCGCAAGGAGGATGTGAGAATCCTGGTTATTAACCTTCAGGGCAGACTGTTTATGCCTATGGCTCTTGACTGCCCATTCAGGACTGTGGATACTATCATCAGAAATAATCCGGGTGATGTGATAATTGTTGACATGCATGCTGAAGCGACCAGTGAAAAACAGGCGCTGGCTAAACATCTGGACGGTAGAGTAACAATTGTCGCCGGAACACATACACATGTTCTTACCGCTGACGCAAGAATACTGCCCGGAGGGACAGCATGTATAACCGATCTCGGGATGTGCGGCTCCATGGATGGAGTAATTGGAATGGGTACTGAGGAAGCAAGGCTCAGATTTATCACAGGCAGACATATCAGGCTTAAAGTTGCCGAGGGTAACACTTATGTGAATGGTCTTGAAGTAGTGCTGGATGATAAGTTGAATGTAGACGGATTGCGCACGATAAATGAGAGAATATGA